A window of Metopolophium dirhodum isolate CAU chromosome 6, ASM1992520v1, whole genome shotgun sequence genomic DNA:
tcattatattacgggtaggcgtattattattgttgataaataGTAATCAACAATCGTCATAATGACGTGCTAATATCACTACAGATGATATTAGTACGaagtattttttatgatattggattataataaattctatgaAAACAGTATTTTTGCTGTCCTGTCAGATATTTCGTtcaaacgttttaaaatatcttattacGTCACAATTTTTATCACCTTTTAAGAgatttgatattatacaaaagtaAATTTGAATGAAACCAAATTTaagtcataaatatatttatataggaatACTTATCTAATGTAATTACTAACTTATAAGTGGTAGGTACTACTATTGATAGTTTTTCCGTAATGATGAAATTAGAGAAGAGAAAACCGTTTTACGTTGGGAATGGTGGATAAGGCTACAACTATACTGAAGTTATAGGTTACATAACACATTTTCACGAAAGAAAGAAACTATTGGTTTTGGccgtgtaatataattttaatttctttgaCATCAAGTTGGCACACAACATTAGAGTTTGAaggaatgtataatataacatcaatgcatatgagtttttaaaataattgatccaTCTCAAGTAGACACCtcgtattaattaattcaaatcagttttcagtAGTCTCGTCGCGTTATCAGGTCCATCGGTATGATCGACAAAATATTGGTTCATTTTGATTAATGCAATTGTCCGTTTGGACATTTAAGGGGTTCATACCGaccgtttttaaggagttcgATATAGGCAACTTTTTATGTGAGTGTAGTAGTTTGTGATCATTAGTGCGAGCGAttgtgtgtaaaataaatagctGAGTGCTCGTGCACGTGCACGTGATTAACGCGgcattttacagaataataaaattacaaaagtgAAACACTGAAACTTAGTAAGTATCCtatttcctataatattatagtttactgaGTGACATTATATAGTATGCACACTTAACCAATATGCGAATTTGAAGGAAGAAGTTTTTCTAGGTTTGTATACGGGTCGATTTCCGATATGTCATTTTCAATGTCTAGTATTTAgctctacaatataattgtgatattttaatttttgaatttgaactattgagtttttaaattaaaatatcgaaagtTAACTTTTATACAGGCGCAGATTAATTTGTCCCTCCACACCATTTTGTACCTATGCACAAGGACACAAATTTGAGTCAAACTCAGTCCCAAAcgtttgtaatataaattgttatattttttttttaaattatctttcgGTCCGTGACTATGACAAGCGCGACACTAAATTAAATAGTTGTTTTAAGATCACTTCAGATTTAATGTTGAGCATAGAGTATAAGtggttaggggggggggggggaggaggagGGTGGCTAAGAGATTTcagatattttagaaattattttaactgtttgaAACGTTGACAATAATTATGTACAGAAATAGATTTTGTTCAtgcaatttacattttaaaccgGTGATGCCACTTTAAGCCTAAACTCGCGTAACAGCTGATCGTTGCGCGACAATTAGTAGTCGAGAACGGCCATTGGATGTGCAAAGGTCTTCACCACAaggtttttcttatattttcatCGTCGTCTTTCCGTTCGTACGTCTTTATTTCGTCACGACGCCGTGAAAACCACTTCCGATTTCCTACAAGTTGTCGTTACCACTTTAACACGAGTGTGTTGTTGTAGTTGCAGTGTGGGCTCGTAGGTtctaataatgattaatactattgattattaattgtattttttttttgtcaaaagtaTTAATAATGCTTATCAGCCAGACAAAACTGTAAGGCTTTAAACGATCGgattttaattctgaaaaaaGATCTTATTTACTTGATTATTGTCTATAAGTGATCGACCAAgggttttttcttttataaaatctaaactattacaaatgtttaaaaaaaacagtttttaattttaaatatcccGACCTTTATTAACTGAacgaaaaacttttttttaaatagtaaaacaaaCAACAATTTCAGAAATAATATCCGACCACATACTAATGTCTCGCTTTTTGGCctccattattatttttacatcggTAATAATATCCGATCCCCTTAAAGATTAGATACTAGATATAGGATGTTCTCTTGCCGAACACTGTAAGTTCTCTTATCGAAGAAAGAATCAATTATTTTCGTCAAGTCGGAATTAATGTCCATTTTGTGAATTTTGTGAAGGACGCCTTTGTTGCACACTTGATCAAAGGCCTTTTTCACATCTAAAAAGACCACCACGGATCGAATGtagtatttgacatttttttcttattactgTTGTTTCTGCAAATAAACATTATGTAATGCAAAGTTGTATGGCTacactttaaatataattagggttctaaatttgaaatatttcaaaattgaaaatttcactgttcttgaaatattcaatgacattatgaaaaatattttttcttcttttaaacgtgttcggttatagatgattaaaaacaatacactgattacacacttagaattaaagaaaaacatattatttttgttgatttattatttcatatttgtatattctatattatatagtgctgaaaaatattcctggcattattttaagaataaaaacattttttatatgagttttaaaatatttttgtatattattgatccaaaagataatggttcgaaataaagttgaagtcaattccaacaatgaatgaaataatagtgtattttcagtaattataaagtaaataataaatgtattacttaaatcatatagtttgttataactattatagattttttaaacaacttataaattatatttaaatatgttacatattttctttgtttcatacaataaaccaacttttaaaaatattcacttagaagttgacgactataaacgtttaggtataataaacattttgtttttatttttcattaaaatgaaatatttcatgaatttttcatgaaatatttcaagaaaataaatttcatgaaattttaaaaccctaaatATAATAGATGTGTATTTGGAGTATAATCTGATAGGTATGAGCTTTTAGATAAATATGTCTTCTTTAGAACTCGACCAATCAACCGTGTAAGGAACATTACAAGATATgagtaacaaattaaaatttacagttAGGCTAACAAAGACATATGTGGCACGCACACCTATACTAACTTTGATGAACACACAACTAACAACGAAGGCGACTTCGGTGGCGGTAGAAGTTACCACAACGGTAccgtcaaaaaaataattttgaactatataggacaattcatttttagattctctTTTGAGcggatttagttttttttttttatttaaatattgctggatcaaaaagcttgacaatattttaatacaagattcctcataagttgttataatacagttcaaaaatattcaagatACATTAGAacgatattttttctttaagcatttacatttcaaactttgacaaaattcattaatatcacgaacattttaaaattattttgtagttaaaaatgaattaaatgttcaatttttattgcTTAAAATTGAACAATTAAAGCAAagctttttataaatatttcatgctgtaaccaaaaaatctaaaaaaaaaatattaaaatactatattttgataaacaataattttagctAAGATTCgtaaagaataacaattttagttttgtttaatttgaaaacattattcatggacacttgaaacttttaagttGAAATGTGCCTTTATTAGAGTATATTTAAAGAAACACGCTTTAGTACTTACGAGACATTTCTATAACCTCAATTTCAGATATTACTCGttgtcactttttttttattaataaaactactGACTATTGagctactaatttattattataccaatcaTACATAATTACAGAAACGATAATAACAGTTGCATAACAATTTGAACAAGTTAAACGAATACATTAATATAGGAAAAAACATTAAAGCACTTGTAAAATACATAAACTCTACGGCGTTATCAAAAGTTACCGGTAACATGATCAATTTTTTCCAAGATCGgtgaaaaaaagaagttttactttaaaaaaataattgtgtttctTAAGTACTCGCGTGGGAAGTGAAACAGTCTTTCGCAGTTGTTGGGCTTGTGGAATTTTCAAACCAAAATCTACGGTTACTCGTAATTGAATTAGGTAAAACGAAATATCAAAAACCGTTTGAGGAGAAATGGTATTATTTTATGGATGAATATTCAATgtcgtaaaaatttgaaatttaaaagctcataataaattaatgagattccagtaaactttttttttattataagtataaaaacttattgagaaacttttatttaattttaaaaccttagataCGAAAAGAAAAGTTTGACctacaaaacaatttaagaatTTTCTCAGTTGACGAATTTctgacactaaaaaaaaaaaatggtatattgTGCTCACTATTTAACTCTGCTCACGGTCTGAACAAGAGTCTGCCTCAatcataagtataatatcattatattcagGAAATACGTGTGAttaatggtttttataattaaatagatagTATAATGAATCAATATGATAacatatattttggttttagtCTTTTCAAATCCTTTCTCTATCAACTGTTACCTCTTCAGCAATTAAACTGTCGATTATtgtcatcttttttttttcatctcgtTTACCAACAGTATTATGTATCCTACTTCCATTTTACCCAAACCTACTTTAATTTGAAAGTggaaatataattgaatatcgtttatttaaaattttgaatggaTCTTATCGAAACGGATACATATACCGTAAGcccataaatattatagacacaTTTTGAACGTCTAATCGCACCTTCTGGAAATTTGTTCGTAAGAACAAACCCTATTCCGGAGGCCTTGTTATTCGATCGTCCACCGTTTAGAAATATTGCTGATGCTGGATTCATTAACTCCCTTTTGAAAATTAGCTCTCTAACTTCTTTACTGACTCTACGAAATAGTCCTTATCCAACCATTCCCCAATAACGATTTTCCTTGCGTGGCATCACATTTTTTGGCTCTGATGGTGTTCCGGGTGATTATTTGTTTGTTGATGATGGATTCATTccctccttttttttttaaattagttctTCAACTTTTCTACTTAAATCCGGAAACccttaaaaagttgaaaacgtCCACCACATTGCTAATCTGTCTTATATTACCCAGCTATTCGAATCTTTAGTCCTCTTTAATTACCTTTTATCTGACAATCATCGTGGTATTCATTCTCGTTGATAAACTATAAGCATGTCATTTTTTATTCACGTCCttcatcattatatatttttttttgccaacATTTTCAAGTTTCCGTGAGCTACACTAATTATTTGTCTATGGTATTTGATAGAATATACCATAACAATCTAGGTAATACATTGTTGAATTCCGACTTTGGTGAATCTTTGCTTTACTGTCTAGTCTCCATTTtgtttgaacaaaataaataaatgaattaatttaacgGTACTTCACCCCCCCCTAAATGTACCAactatattaattgtacaaccagaaaccaccctcaaagttGAAGTATCTGCTCCGAAAACTACGTGTTGAAAGACAAtagatattaaaacaaatacattgtATAAACTTCTTTACTGCCAGCACTTCTTTACATGACTTGAACAAAAATGGCACCCTCGTATTAcatttatactatgtataatgatTTTGACtctgaccaaaaaaaaaaaaaaaaattgtagataacctacaatatttatatattatgaagttgGAAGTCtacatatacaaaatatacaatttaaataatatatattatatagtcgtgATTCACTCCTATAATACcaacataaaacaaatacagtattttaattgcatttttttttaatatattaataaagctTCAATacgtatataacaataattaatactgcGACAAAATACtattgtcaacatttatttCGATGATgtaatgtacattgtataatttgattttgtttatcAGCTTATActcatgtataaatattaaaataaatataaataaactaatacacAACATAAAGTaccttaattattatacaaacattaaaatataatttaatacgatGGTGGTAGTTTAAACACTGTTTTTCCATTCCTTTCATCCACACATGGCACACGAAGTATATTGAAGTATAAAGTTCCCATGAGATCTCCGGTCGAATGATTTGCCTTTTTCAGACAATTGTAAAACGTTTTGTCACAAATACAATGAGAtctgtgaaaaaaataataaatttaatacactTCTAATGAAATGTGTTCTTCAGTTTAATTTGTCTGCATAGAACTcctaaaaaaatcgttatagtTACTCTATCAACAAGGCTCCATACGTTGTTATTACTTTCGTTATACTTTTTAGATTTGCGACACGTTTAGACTAAAAATGCGttgggtacataatattattgattaaataaactaatatattttatattatgtataattaatcaacgataatacctaataataaaaaaaatatatttgtttacgtTATTATCTTCGGTAATGCCTTAAACAAGTGTAACTATAAATTGCAATATCAAATACgatcatattatacaactgcaataaattaatataaaaagaaatatatctTCTGTGTAATTCGTACAcagttaatgatattaaaatattataatattttgtctttaAATCGCAGCTATAGTACTTACTTTGTGTACATGGAATCGTTGGTGATGTTGTATCTAGTAGCATACGATCTGACTTTTGATGGGCACAGATCGTGGGTTCTACAACACATGTCCAGTTTGACCTCTGGTCCCAAATCAAAATACGTTGTAGCTAGATCCCCACTGCCACACCATTTTGTACctataaacaaatacataagCTTAGTAAGTAAGTACGAACGAACTTACAGTCCcaaattttacatttcaatatttttacatttaacgtTTAACTGTTGACGATTTTGTACAAAAATTGACTATTGTAAATTTCTTTTTAGAAATTACTACCTATTcgatagtaattttaatatttctgtaaattaGATATCTGTAACTTTTGTTTATTTCATATCTGTAAAAAAGGCCTTACCTGTAAGTATGAAAATAACCAAGCAATAATTCAAATAGGCATagagtaatttaatatttatcaacacgAACACGTCCATAACGCTAAGTATGTTCATTatgtatatgcataatatattcttatttccTAGTATTTTTCCAGgaaaattgcaataaatatGTTAGttctaattattgttatgacaGAAAGAGCTCATTGTAGAAGTCCAACCAACCAATACGCAAGTACTTAATACAAACAAGATCGATCGCCCTGTAGTATAGTAATGaactaatgaataatgattgtaaaatataaacgttaCATATCCATGCGCGCATTGTTcttctaaaaacaattaattattaaaaacatcatAATGATAGCTTAATTTGTCTGCATCCGtgcaacaataaattgtttatggaaactgtataattaaaattgcgTAAGagcgtaaaacatttttctatttatattgcGAACAAAAAAAAGGTTTCGATTTGAATATCGATATTTGAATCTCATTCAACTAAAATTCGAACAAATTGACATTCACTCGCCCGGTGACTGCAGAGTAAAATGATTTTGAAAGTAATGTGCAAGCATCTGGTATACTTTGTACTCGGAATAAATTGCACGCGtaacattttagtcaatttGTTATGACGTGCAGTGCGTATAAAAACATTAgtgaaattatttaactatatattataatataattatgtacctatatgtaacaTCTGAAACGCGCTGTTAAGACTCTATCAGAGTACTTTAGAAAACAGCGTGCCTGCGCGAAAATTCGTAAATTGTTACATTAGAGGTGTTCGCTAATCGTTggagtaacaataataatttataatactaatagtCGGCTAATTGTTtcgataatagtttatataatgttatgaagtatttattgatttacgCTTCGTAACTTATAcacaacattataattatattgtacgtttAAAATTCTTTTATCATATTGTAGTCCActattaataattgttctaGATCTCCTGGTCAATTGTCGCACGAGTAGGATGTGTAAGACGAGTACAACACGACAGCGCGGGAAAACCAATTtgcacacatacacacaatatactgttacaattataataatatattattataatttataactattatattgatACACAGAACTAAATACATCTGTTATTAAGTGCCTATCGATTAAGACGTGATTTTAAGGATGGTGCGATTTTTAACTCTTTTGACGCCGTCGTATTCGCAATGATGACTTTAGAATGTGTGATATTAGTGCATAGGCAAATCTTTATACGTAATAATGACATgcatcattaattaatattgtaggaACATATTATTACCAACATCATAgctcaaaaataataaccaaatagGTTTATtaagtcattattattttataaaaaatgttattcattttttacattttaaaaattggttaaaTGTACAACCTCCCCCCTCCGAATCACCATGTCGGGGCATGTGTTCAAAACCGAGGTAATAAAGGAATACATCTGAATAATAAGATGCAGATAATCGtatgaaaaagtataatacGACTGAGTGTTCAGACAAACTATGGTAAATCATcgtctaattaaaaaataattatgatcaaaacaaaaaagtacTTACCAAATCATCCTACTCATTCCTCCCagtgtaatgatattatagtagggggatcatttaaatgtatataatagaggatactttaaatataggtaagttGTAAACCtacttttgataaaaatacatttttaattgaacgatattatgtatacataagcATGTAGGTAAACATCATTTATATGTACACACCTGTTACGCACTAGAATAAAAATCTCATATTTATGACCATTTACATAACTGCTGTATACACATTTAGGTAATTATATTCTTTACAGTACTTGTAACTagtattatggtataataattgttctatcatatttgtattatattaattattccttGTAATTATTCCATGATTAACTTCAGGCGCTTCAACCTTCCCCACTGTGCCCATCTAGGGCACTCGAATTCCTATCTCACTACCGTAGACTAAGCTGGGTGCagctaattaaaataactaaacgaCTCAATCTAAATTCTCGATTACGCCCACTCAAAACATTAATTGTCAATAGTAACAAATACACTAACATCAACTCTAAACTGCTCATCTATAAATCCCTAATTTAATCGGTTTGGTAATAGAAacgtttcaaaatattgtaaatcccTCCCTCCTTATAACGTCACTAACTCTCGAACAACACTATACATTCCGAgctaaaattaaagttagtccataaagaaaataaaataagtacattatattaccAACGCTTCCAAAACCGTCTTACCTCCGACCCATTAATACGAAATCCTACCATCCTTTCCATACGCGCCAATTGTCCAGACGTATCAAACCACTACGGTGTCGTGAGCttcttaccccccccccccccccccgtcatAACCTATGTTCATTTTcggttaaacaaaaaaataaaaaccatccGCGAGAGTCATTGATGGATGACTGCTCACAATATCAAAGCccatcacaaaaatatttttattatattttcttatcattagtttattattatttctcattATGAAcgtgattaattaatatatatattatgtaataatattcaaaatgtttgatATGGGACGTAACTCATCACTATACAACTGTCTTGAActcgaaattaaaataatatacgttttgtcaAGGGGACTATTGTTAATATACTTAGCGCTATCTAGTGGTTACGtggtaaagataaaaaaatcaaatatccatttttttgtgaaacataaaattaataacgaaCCTGGTAGTATTCCCGAGTACAGCGAACTGGACGTAGTCGTTTGGACGCCGTTCGAGTTCATTTCTTTGCCGCCGTCGACCCCACGCGCGTGCAGCCTCACCTCTTCGGGATTTACTTGGTGAGGGTCCAACAGATCGCATTGGCCAATCAGTTTCATCATTTGGTCCAGGGTGATCCGCAGCGGCTTGTTGATTCTCGTCAGATTTTTCAACATTTCTTTGCCCTCGTCGTCGttgctaaaaattatatttaattgtttgctttataatatagataagagATTATCATCGTTGTGcgtgacaataattattataggtaaaatggTACGATAGTAATGGTACGAGTTAGTTTTAACGACGGAAAAAAACGAGATTCCCGGCAaacgtgttttaatattattttgttaggtactTTTCCATAATTTCGCGACGATAgacgaaaataataacataaataataaaactcattACCAGCATTATAAtactaacacaataataatacatagtttaataatatggaGCCACGCACACGAGCTTTTTAGGGAGTTGATATACGCGAGTTTGATACGATTTTGAGaacatttaaaacttaaatattaatattgaatttaaacgCCAAATCAACATAATTTGCAAGTGGTCCTACCATCGTAGTTGGTCGTTGCGTAATTGcgagattaaataataaatcattataatatagaaagcgCTTACGCGTGAAAAAGAACCGCATTTGGGAGTGAGCTATACAACATTCGCGTTCTTGAGAAACCAAATCGATTTTTATTTGCTTGATaccgttgtaaaaaaaaaaaaattattatattgttttaaaatccgTAATTTGTATGTTTTCCAGCGGAAgtcaaagaaaagaaaaaaaatgatttgtggGAGTGTGTTAGCTTcctattaagaggatgtcggcgcactgtttgttttctctctgtCTGGCCCACGCGCATCATAGCAATTTTTACGTTCacgataatgattattataatcataaaatcaatttctaaaattagagcGAAATTACCTATCACAAAATTGAAAGGtgagattattatctaggcggCACCTCATATTATaggcgttttattatattttaattttaagacgAGTCATGAATATTCTAAGATGTacctacaaacaatttacaattttaaaatgctcaatgCGATACCACTGATATAAATTTCATTTGATTCGTATCAGGTACTGGAGGTATGGTACGCATAATtacacctacctacttatttttccAAAGTGATTAGGTGCCTACAATTACGCGTCCTTGATACGCGTTCATGGCCCATTGTCATTCCGATTGTGTTTGTGtgtacaaataaacaaataaaggatttttgatttttttttgttttttttatgattttcggTTTGACGAACTGTTCACAATAGTTTTGGCACACGAACGATGCATTGCGATTCTTTCGCGCGAAATTTATcaaaggataataatattattatgcacgtcACATCGCAAGgacgataattttataatattattttatcatattaataatatgatgcacAAACACTATGATTACATTTTCTTTCGGTGACGCGTAAAAGCCGTTTATTCAATGTTTTGtaccggaaaaaaaaatactctgaACTCTGGAGACGCCCTACTCGTTTTACGTCTATGATGTGTACATTTGTTAATTATACCCAAACGTAGTTGCCTTTGGTTGTGCTGTAATTGTCTCTTAGTATTTCATCGTGGTGAGATGGTTTTTAGTTTTCCATTATAtcaaattagtaataaataataataaatagaaaatcatTGACAATATTACTTATCATCCtggaaaatgtttgtaaaaaaatcatcaatagTGCAAGCTTTCATTTCAcccacaaattaataaaattaaaacagtttactaatttaaatggaaaaagtagtatttaaaacaaaccaTTTTTGCTTTAtaggttaaaaaataaagtaatcttattaaattagtatcttattataatttgcttttaccgttttaaataatttaaataacataattttagaaaataaaaattatttaaaaggactgatattttaaataaagaaaattggttttgtaaaaaatacttatttttccggtagttgaaattaataaaaatcatttcatttatttttatattttaatatttataaaatatatatttattagtactaTACCAGTCACCggtgaaacaatataatatcataaatcataatattaataataccaatacaaaactatttatatgcaataaattataattgaaataaaatatctacacaGAATGATTGTGAATTAGATTTTCAGTATtctgttgaatataataattacgatttCTAAGGAAAAATCGATCGATATGCAAATTGTATTCTTGTAGGTATCtggtcattattataattagatcaACCCATACTTTTAACAAgaaactactaaaaaaaaaaaatgtattacgtatattatattattataataaaatatagctatAAAACTTAATTGAAGCACTTTGATGAACTTTTACGGTGCCCGCTAATAATATGCGGGGTTTCAGAGAAAAATTCTCTCTCGGTTTATAGTGATGATAATTATAATGCCTAACAAAGTCTCGTTAGTCccgcaaaaaaatttaaatttctaaactAATATTGTATAGTGAAACGgtgaaactaaaataaaaatatacttaaaagcACCAACAGACGTTTTCGAAATCAGTACCTATTATAGCTGCAATCTGTGGTTTTGAAATATTCAGGtttattttagctataataatcgaaaaatagtattatagtaccccattagtacctaataaagAATCATTTTTGAACACGAATCGCGTGAATTCTCAATATGTTACACAATATCGCATGCGCCATGGCGCCACGTGCGATGACAGTTCAATAGTTGTATAGAGTatagttataattgttattattacgccAAAAGGAAAATGTCGATAACACGGTTGgaaacaacaaattaatttatataatattattatgatttgtgaTCGAGCCGCTGATGATCAAAACGTCTACAGATCAACTCGCATGCACGATGCACCACAttgctataattataatttgtaacacacaatatattatgtaaatatcgaCGACAACCTGTTGTTGCGGCATCGACCCGCAGCCTGCTCCATTTCGGACTTTTGTAGAtacgatttttaatttacacgtcacgttattattattattattatgctgttaATGGGTTTGCGCAACGTTGTGGTAAAACCGTCGTCTCGTTAAGCTTCGGAATCGAATGACCGTGAGACGATTGCATAGGTCAGTGATTCGACAACGTGGGGCGATATGCCATTGGCCGACATTTGTCTTTGTGGGGGGGCACTTGATATTTTCAACTATCATCAAAACCCGGCAGACTTCAACATATTTACTGCCTGAATACAAACATGCATACCAtaagtatacaaatttataaataaagtaaataaatgaataacacGATATTATGCGTATAGTATGTTTAACTTaataggatgtcagcgcactatttgttttctctctccgacccacaatatatgtaatataacgaACTTACGTTTAGCAGAACTTACCCTGTGTTATtagtagttttaatattattcagcgaactcacctattatcaaa
This region includes:
- the LOC132946774 gene encoding uncharacterized protein LOC132946774; amino-acid sequence: MSASYLWVVCTLLASVLCGAHGASSPTKTYTGYKLKPTSLRMIYHHDQTIAIVEIGEGKALLNCELVEIYNDDEGKEMLKNLTRINKPLRITLDQMMKLIGQCDLLDPHQVNPEEVRLHARGVDGGKEMNSNGVQTTTSSSLYSGILPGTKWCGSGDLATTYFDLGPEVKLDMCCRTHDLCPSKVRSYATRYNITNDSMYTKSHCICDKTFYNCLKKANHSTGDLMGTLYFNILRVPCVDERNGKTVFKLPPSY